CTGGGGCGATCTGGATTATCTGGTGGTGGACTGCCCTCCGGGGACCGGAGACGAGCCGCTTTCCGTCTTGCAGCTTCTGGGTCCTGAGGCCAAGGCCCTGATCGTGACCACCCCTCAGGGAGTGGCCGTGGACGACGTTCGTCGCTCCGTGACTTTTTGCGCCGAGTTGGGCAACCCCGTGCTGGGCATTGTGGAGAACATGAGCGGTCACGTTTGCTCCAAGTGCGGGGAGATGGAGGATATTTTCGGCAGTGGCGGGGGCGAGGCCTTGGCCGGGGAAGCCGGAGTCCCGTTTCTGGGCAAAATCCCCCTGGATACGGAAGTGGCCCGGGCCGGAGACGAAGGGTTCGCCTTTCTGCGCGTCCACTCCGACGGCCCCACGGCCCAGGCCATGACCCGGATCATCGCGCCCATTTTGGCCATGGCCGGAAGCCCGACACCGACACCGAAAGATAAGCTTTGATTTAGAAATGGTATTATTGAGCGCAACACAGACCCAGGGAGGAAGACGATGACCACGGATATGATTACCGTAACGCCGGAAACCACGCGGATTGGATGGATCGGGACCGGGGTGATGGGGGTGTCCATGTGCGGGCATCTTCTGGACGCCGGATACAAGGCCGTGGTGTTCACCCGGACCAAGGCCAAGGCTCTGCCCTTGCTGGAAAAAGGCGCAAGCTGGGCCGATTCGCCCAGGGCCGTGGCCGAAGCCGCGGACGTGGTGTTCACCATTGTCGGCTTCCCTCCGGACGTCCGGGAAGTATATTTTGGAGAGCAAGGGCTTTTGGCCGGTCTGAAATCGGGCCGGGCCTGCGTGGACATGACCACCACCAGTCCCAGTCTGGCCGTGGAGATCGCCGAAGCCGCCCGGCAACGCGGCGCGAACGCCTTGGACGCTCCGGTATCCGGAGGGGACGTGGGCGCACGGAGCGCCAAACTGTCCATCATGGTCGGCGGGGATGATGCGGCCTTTCAGACCGTGCTTTCCCTGTTCAAGCTGATGGGCGTGAACATCGTCCACCAGGGAGCGGCCGGAGCTGGCCAGCACTCCAAGATGTGCAACCAGATCATCATTGCCGGGACCATGATCGGGGTCTGCGAAAGCTTGGTCTATGCCGCGGCGGCCGGATTAGAGCCCACCAAGGTCCTGGAGTCCGTGACAAAAGGCGCGGCCAACTGTTGGAGCCTGGAAAATCTGGCCCCACGCATCCTCAAGGGCGACTACGCCCCCGGGTTCATGATCGATCACTTCATCAAGGACATGGGCATTGCCCTGGAGGAATCCCGACGCATGGGCATCCACCTGCCCGGACTGGACCTGGTGGAGCGGCTGTACAAGAAAGCCTCGGAATTGGGCCACGGTCGCGACGGCACCCAGGCCCTGTATCAGGCCTTGAAAGCAATGAAACCGTAGTCGCGTCCATGAGCAGCTCCTGATTATTCCTTATTATCGGCCCACGAGGCATTACTTGCGAATATGGCATGAGTTCATCCTGGCCGCCGGGTTCCTGACCCGGCTGGCCCCGGCCCGAATCGCCGACATCGACACTTTGGGACGAGGCGTGCGCTGGTTCCCCCTGGTTGGGCTGTACCTTGGCTTCGTCGCGGCACTGCCCTTCATGCTCGGCCTGGGCGAGGGTCGTCCATGGATTCAGGGTTGGCTGTGGCTGGGGCTGACCATGGTTTTGACGCGCGGCCTGCACTGGGACGGCTGGGTCGACCTGTGCGACGCATGGGGTAGCGGAGCCCGGGGGGAGCGATTCTGGGAGGTGCTCAAGGACAGCCGGATGGGAGCCTTCGGAGGGATGGGGCTGGTCATGGGGCTGGCGGGGTACTTGGTTCTGTTGTCGGAAGTGTTTCCGTACGGAGCGTGGGGAGTGCTGATCTGGGCTCCCGTCCTGGGACGGACCGCCGCCGTGGTCCTGGCCTGGCGGACCCGAAAGTTGGGCCGACCGGGCTTGGCCGGGATTTTCTTGACCGCTGCCACGGACCGGCGTGTAGTCTGGGTCGCTGGAACGGCCATGGCCCTGGGAATTGCGTTCGTGCCGTGGAAGGTGCTCTTATTCAGCGGCCTGCTGTGTTGCGCGGGCCTGCTGTTTTTGATCCGTCTGGCACGAATCCGGGGAGGCGTGAACGGCGACTTCCTGGGAGCCGGAATCGTCTGGGGCGAACTGAGCGTTTTTCTCGGATGGATACTCGCCGGAACATGAATCATGCCCAAGCCGTTTCAATTTTCCCTGGAAAATGTCCTGGACTACCGGCGGCAACTTGTGGACAATGCCCGGTTGGAACTGGCGGCGGCTCAGCGAGCTTATCAGGCTCAGGCCCAGAGGGTTGAACAGATTCGCGCCAAACTGGAAGAGGCCGCCAGCCGGATGGAAAGCCGCCATTTATTGCCTCCCGACGAGTTTTGGCTGTGGAGCACCTACCGGGAACGCCTTTTGCAAGATGTTCAGCGCGAAGAGCATCACCTGCAAAACTTGGCGAACCGGGTTGCCTCATGTCGGGGCGAACTGATCCAACGATCCAAGGACGCCAAGATCCTGGAACGACTCCGAAACAAAAAGGCCCTGGAATTCCATGCGCAAGAAAAAAGCAGCGAGCAAAAGGATCTCGATGAAATGGCAACCCTTCGGCACCAGTATAAAGATCTCTAACCTCCTGGCCGCAGTGGCCGTGCTGAGCATGTGCAAGCTGGTCTTTCTGGCCGTCTGGAGCGGGACCGGCGTTGCGGATTATCCGGGAAGCGCCGTGGCCGAAGCCGTCCTGGCCGCGCCGAAACCGGCCCACGCCCAGGGCTCGGCCACGGAAATCCCCGGAGCGTGGGACGTGGCCCAGGCCGGTGCGTCGGCCGACGCACCCGATGCGGCAGGCCAGAACGTCGGCGCATCGCGACAAATGGCGGCCCAGGGCGACCTCTCGGAGGAGTGGCAAAATTTGCGGCGACGTCAGGAGGAGGTTCAGCGCCAGGAACAAACCTTGCGCGCTCTGGAAAACGAACTCGACGCCAAGCTGAATCGCCTCCAGGAACTGGAGTCGCGGATTCAGGGCATGATCGAGGAAGCGGACGTGCTCAAGGACCGCAAGATCAGACATCTTGTGGACGTCTACTCCAATATGAAGCCTCGGGAGGCGGCGAAGGCGCTGGAAGCTTTGGAAGAGCCCGTGGCCGTCAAAATTTTGTCCGGCATGCGCGGCCGCAACGCCGGCGAGGTGCTCTCCTTCGTGGACGCGGAAAAAGCCGCCCGCCTGACCGAAGCCCTGACCAGGATGCAGCTTCCCTTGCAGTAAGCCGGTGACGACGTCTGATTCCTCGATACGCTTGAAATTCCAGGTCGCCTACGTTGGGACGGAATTCCACGGTTGGCAACTGCAGAACGGTGCGCGTACGGTCCAGGGATGCCTGGAAGAGGCCCTGGAACGGCTAGCCGGCCGTCCCGTCCGAGTGCATGGGGCGGGACGGACGGACGCGGGAGTCCACGCTTTGGGGCAGGTGGCCCATGTGGACGTGCCCGCGGCCCGTCGCGATCTCCCGTGGCAGCGGGCCATGAACGCGCTTTTGCCTCCGGATGTGACCATTGTCCGCCTGGAGCAGGTTTCCGAAACCTTCCACGCACGTTTCGACGCGATCCAGAAAACTTACAGCTACACCCTCTGGCATGAACCACGATGGCTGTTGCCGCAGCGCGGAGCTTACGTCTGGCGGGTCGGCGAGCTGAGCCTGGAAGC
This genomic window from Desulfonatronum sp. SC1 contains:
- a CDS encoding NAD(P)-dependent oxidoreductase, which translates into the protein MTTDMITVTPETTRIGWIGTGVMGVSMCGHLLDAGYKAVVFTRTKAKALPLLEKGASWADSPRAVAEAADVVFTIVGFPPDVREVYFGEQGLLAGLKSGRACVDMTTTSPSLAVEIAEAARQRGANALDAPVSGGDVGARSAKLSIMVGGDDAAFQTVLSLFKLMGVNIVHQGAAGAGQHSKMCNQIIIAGTMIGVCESLVYAAAAGLEPTKVLESVTKGAANCWSLENLAPRILKGDYAPGFMIDHFIKDMGIALEESRRMGIHLPGLDLVERLYKKASELGHGRDGTQALYQALKAMKP
- a CDS encoding MotE family protein, with the protein product MKWQPFGTSIKISNLLAAVAVLSMCKLVFLAVWSGTGVADYPGSAVAEAVLAAPKPAHAQGSATEIPGAWDVAQAGASADAPDAAGQNVGASRQMAAQGDLSEEWQNLRRRQEEVQRQEQTLRALENELDAKLNRLQELESRIQGMIEEADVLKDRKIRHLVDVYSNMKPREAAKALEALEEPVAVKILSGMRGRNAGEVLSFVDAEKAARLTEALTRMQLPLQ
- the fliJ gene encoding flagellar export protein FliJ → MPKPFQFSLENVLDYRRQLVDNARLELAAAQRAYQAQAQRVEQIRAKLEEAASRMESRHLLPPDEFWLWSTYRERLLQDVQREEHHLQNLANRVASCRGELIQRSKDAKILERLRNKKALEFHAQEKSSEQKDLDEMATLRHQYKDL
- a CDS encoding adenosylcobinamide-GDP ribazoletransferase is translated as MRIWHEFILAAGFLTRLAPARIADIDTLGRGVRWFPLVGLYLGFVAALPFMLGLGEGRPWIQGWLWLGLTMVLTRGLHWDGWVDLCDAWGSGARGERFWEVLKDSRMGAFGGMGLVMGLAGYLVLLSEVFPYGAWGVLIWAPVLGRTAAVVLAWRTRKLGRPGLAGIFLTAATDRRVVWVAGTAMALGIAFVPWKVLLFSGLLCCAGLLFLIRLARIRGGVNGDFLGAGIVWGELSVFLGWILAGT
- the truA gene encoding tRNA pseudouridine(38-40) synthase TruA, translating into MTTSDSSIRLKFQVAYVGTEFHGWQLQNGARTVQGCLEEALERLAGRPVRVHGAGRTDAGVHALGQVAHVDVPAARRDLPWQRAMNALLPPDVTIVRLEQVSETFHARFDAIQKTYSYTLWHEPRWLLPQRGAYVWRVGELSLEAMKQAARKLIGCRDWSAFQNQGTPVRSPVRTVWDIHCKAGTYPQESVWLFTADGFLKQMVRNLMGCLVMVGKGRLSTDQVLTILEQGRRDSAPATAPARGLCLELVDYGDGSGEVF
- a CDS encoding Mrp/NBP35 family ATP-binding protein; protein product: MNNHACESCSDKQGCGGKSEEEQALHRALARIKHKIVVLSGKGGVGKSTVAVNLAQALAMAGMKTGLLDVDVHGPSLPRLLSLGGERARLDAGRLEPLSAGPNLWVMSLGFLLSSPSEAVIWRGPAKMGVIKQFLRDVAWGDLDYLVVDCPPGTGDEPLSVLQLLGPEAKALIVTTPQGVAVDDVRRSVTFCAELGNPVLGIVENMSGHVCSKCGEMEDIFGSGGGEALAGEAGVPFLGKIPLDTEVARAGDEGFAFLRVHSDGPTAQAMTRIIAPILAMAGSPTPTPKDKL